The sequence CACCGGTTTTAAAAAGAACCGTGCGGATTTTGAGGATTTAGTTTACCAACATATGGTTTTGGCAGGAACACCTGCTACTTCCGTGAGTGAAATTCCTACAGGAGTGAATGTGGGTCACGGGGTGAGGGCAGCTGCTTCCCAAAAATTATTCGAGATAGGTTCTTTCCAAGCGACTGGAAATAAACTGGACCTTGCGATCACAAGCGAGATGGGATTTTTCAAGATCCAAATGCCTGACGGAAGTTTTGCATTCACTCGCGACGGTTCTTATAAGATAGATTCTAATCAACAAGTAGTAACATCTAACGGTTATTTGTTGGAGCCGCCTCTGATCCTTCCTGAGGGAGCGATCCTAAACACTTTGATGATCTCAGAGCAGGGAGAAGTTACCGTAAAGATCGGAGCCGATATCCGTCCTACAGTGATCGGTCAGGTGGAATTATATCGTTTTGTGAACCCTGCGGGTTTGCAGGCGATCGGTAAAAACTTATTCCAAGAGACTGTTGCTTCCGGTCCTGAAATTCCTGGAACTCCCGGTATGGAAGGTTTCGGGAATGTTCTACAGGGATTCTTGGAGATGTCTAACGTGAAGATCGTGGAAGAGATGGTGAATATGATCGTTGCTCAAAGAGCTTACGAGTCTAACTCTAAAGCCATCCAAACTTCCGATAATATGTTATCTACCGCGATCGGACTGAAACGTTAATTAATATGAGTTTCCGTTCTTTCATCCTATTCTGCATCTTAACCGGACTTTTTGTGTCCGGTTCGGAAAAGGTAGAAGGAATGGAAGCGGTCTATCTACGAGGAAAACTTCTCACCCAAAAAAAGGAAGTTTTACTTTCAGAGATCGCAAAACTTCCGGACGGGATGAAAGACAAGATTGTATTAAAAAATCTGAATGCACCTGTTATTATTCGCCCGGAAAGCCTGAAGGATGTTCTGGCAGGAATTCCGGTTTCCGGAAAAGAAACCTTAGTTTTACCTTTGGATTCCGAATTGGATCCGGAAGACTTGGAAGAAAGCCTGAAAAAAGAAGTTTTGAAACTTCCTCAAGACAGAGAAGGTGATTTTAAAATTTCCTATTTGAGCGGGGAAAGATTTGTTCCAAGCCAAGGTGTGGAACTAAAATGGGCAGGACTTCCTCAAGTCATTCATCCCGGACAAGTTGTAGCTTCTTTGGACTTTTATTTCGAGAATAGAAAGGTCCATACCCAAAGGATCAAATTCAAATTGGAAAGAAGAACGAATGCTCTCTTCGCCAAAAAAGAGATCCGCAAGGGACAAAAACTGCAGGCAGACGATCTGGAAGAAAGAACTGTCTATATGGAAGAATCATTTACGGACGGGATTTCCGGTAAGGATATAGGCTCCACTGCACTGAAGGATCTGCAAACAGGGGAACTTCTCCGCAAAAAACAATTTAGGTTCTTATTCGACGTGCAAAGAGGCGGGGACGTAAACCTAGTTTATACTAAGGGAAACCTGGTAGTAAAGTCCAAGACAAAAGCATTAAGTTCCGGTAATATTGGAGAAATAGTAGACGTTTCTTCTCATTCCAAAGAAGGAAAAATTTCCGCAAGAGTAGTAGAGAAGGGCACAGTCCTTTTAGAGAATTGATATGATCCGTAGTTTGAAATTTATACTTCCACTTCTATTTTTATCCGGAATGATCGCGCTTTTTGCTCAGGATCTATCCCAATGGCAGGATAAAAATCCTTACTCCAGAAGCCAAAATCTGAGAGTAGGAACTACTATATTCGTAAAATTGAAAGAAGGTTTTACTGCGGAGTTCGAGATCGAATCCACTGCGGATGAAAATATCACTATCAAGGCTGTGCCTGATAAAAAAGTGATCCCTGATAATCCTGCTTACAATACGGACCGCACAATCGTCCGTAAGAATAAAGGTAAGATCAAATCTTTAGGTAAACTAAAAGGAAATCTGACTGCTGTAGTAACGGCGATAGATACAAATACCGGTCTTTTAACATTACAAGGACAACGTTCTTCTACTTATAATGGGGAACCTTCTCAAGTTCTTTTGACTGGAAGATTATCTCCTGAGTTTATTTCCAGAGACAACTCTGTGGATGCGGATCGTATTGCCGATCTGCAGATCCAGTTCACCGGTAGAATTGAACCTAAAAATTTACAACCTCCTATCACTTTAAAAACGATCAATAACCCTGATGGAACCGTGACCGTTAAAGCGGAACTATCTGAAGAAGAAAAACAAAGATATATTCTGGAACAGTTGAACCGTTTATTGGGAGAGTCCAGATGAAAAGAGCAATTTTACTTTTTATAATATTCTCGGTATCACTTTCCGGTGCGGAAGTTCGTTTAAAAGACCTAGCTAAGATAGAAGGGATCAGGGATAATCAGATAACCGGATACGGGATCGTAGTCGGTCTGCCCGGCACTGGAGATTCTAAAACCCCGATGACCACCGAGAGTATGAAAAATTATCTCAAGAACCTGGGAGTGGATGCAAATCTTAAGCCGGAACAAACTAAAAATATAGCATCCGTATTAATAACCGCTAATATTCCTTCTTATGCTCGTAAGGGTGATAGACTGGATGTGACTGTTTCTTCCATCGGGGACGCAAAGTCTTTAGAAGGAGGAGTTCTTCTCCAATCTCCTTTGAAAACTGCGAATGATAAAATTTATGCGGTTGCAAGCGGCGTTATCTCTTTCGGCGGAAAAGAAAATAGCGCAGGAGGCTTAGGCAGAGCCTCTAAAAAAACCGTAGGAATAGTCCACGCAGGCGCAATCGTAGAAACGGAATTGAAAGAAGATTTTTTTTCCAACCAAAGAGTGGTCATTCGTTTGAACAGCCAAGACTTCTCCTTGATGAATAATGTGATCAATCGTATCAAAGAAACCGTTCCTGAAAAATTCGGATTAAAAGCGGAATCTATCCAAGCTTTAACTCCTTCCGAGATAGTTATAGAAGTGGGTGCCGGATTTTCCGCTAAGTCTCCGGGTTTACTCAATCTTCTTTCCGATCTGGAAAACATCACTGTAGAATCGAATCCAAGAGCAAAAGTAGTCATCAACGAAAGATCCGGAGTCATCGTAATGGGTGGAAACATCACAATCGATGAAGTTGCGGTCGCTAGATCCGGCTTAAGTCTTTCCGTTGCGGATAAGAATAGAAGACCTACAAGACTCAGCGGAGAAAAACCTCCTACGAAAGAATCTTTCGTGATAGAGGAGGCCACTCAGGTCTCCGATGTAGTGGAAGCATTGAATAAAGTAGGAGCTTCCACAAAAGATATTATAGCAATTTTAGAAGCATTGAAGGCGGCGGGTGCTCTTCATGCGGAACTGGAGATACAATAATG comes from Leptospira dzoumogneensis and encodes:
- the flgG gene encoding flagellar basal-body rod protein FlgG; its protein translation is MMRSLWTAATGMIAQQFHIDTISNNLANVNTTGFKKNRADFEDLVYQHMVLAGTPATSVSEIPTGVNVGHGVRAAASQKLFEIGSFQATGNKLDLAITSEMGFFKIQMPDGSFAFTRDGSYKIDSNQQVVTSNGYLLEPPLILPEGAILNTLMISEQGEVTVKIGADIRPTVIGQVELYRFVNPAGLQAIGKNLFQETVASGPEIPGTPGMEGFGNVLQGFLEMSNVKIVEEMVNMIVAQRAYESNSKAIQTSDNMLSTAIGLKR
- the flgA gene encoding flagellar basal body P-ring formation chaperone FlgA; this encodes MSFRSFILFCILTGLFVSGSEKVEGMEAVYLRGKLLTQKKEVLLSEIAKLPDGMKDKIVLKNLNAPVIIRPESLKDVLAGIPVSGKETLVLPLDSELDPEDLEESLKKEVLKLPQDREGDFKISYLSGERFVPSQGVELKWAGLPQVIHPGQVVASLDFYFENRKVHTQRIKFKLERRTNALFAKKEIRKGQKLQADDLEERTVYMEESFTDGISGKDIGSTALKDLQTGELLRKKQFRFLFDVQRGGDVNLVYTKGNLVVKSKTKALSSGNIGEIVDVSSHSKEGKISARVVEKGTVLLEN
- a CDS encoding flagellar basal body L-ring protein FlgH, whose product is MIRSLKFILPLLFLSGMIALFAQDLSQWQDKNPYSRSQNLRVGTTIFVKLKEGFTAEFEIESTADENITIKAVPDKKVIPDNPAYNTDRTIVRKNKGKIKSLGKLKGNLTAVVTAIDTNTGLLTLQGQRSSTYNGEPSQVLLTGRLSPEFISRDNSVDADRIADLQIQFTGRIEPKNLQPPITLKTINNPDGTVTVKAELSEEEKQRYILEQLNRLLGESR
- a CDS encoding flagellar basal body P-ring protein FlgI, with the translated sequence MKRAILLFIIFSVSLSGAEVRLKDLAKIEGIRDNQITGYGIVVGLPGTGDSKTPMTTESMKNYLKNLGVDANLKPEQTKNIASVLITANIPSYARKGDRLDVTVSSIGDAKSLEGGVLLQSPLKTANDKIYAVASGVISFGGKENSAGGLGRASKKTVGIVHAGAIVETELKEDFFSNQRVVIRLNSQDFSLMNNVINRIKETVPEKFGLKAESIQALTPSEIVIEVGAGFSAKSPGLLNLLSDLENITVESNPRAKVVINERSGVIVMGGNITIDEVAVARSGLSLSVADKNRRPTRLSGEKPPTKESFVIEEATQVSDVVEALNKVGASTKDIIAILEALKAAGALHAELEIQ